The Acutalibacter muris genomic sequence GAATTTTCAGCCTGTCCTCGCGTCTTTCCATACTCGCCATCTCTATCTCTCCGCCAGCCATATCTATGCTGGCCGCCAGCAGGTCCAGGTTTTTGTATTGGGTATGGCAGATAGCTTTACTGGCCGCCTCGCCGCCTATCATCACCTCGTATACTGTTACCGGGCATTGGCGTTTGTCAACTCCCAGGCCGCTGGTGGCGTTCCCCTGTGGGTCGGCGTCTACCAGCAGCACCTTTTCGTCCATACTTCCAAAAACCGCGGCTAGGTTCACAGCTGTGGTAGTCTTCCCAACCCCGCCCTTTTGGTTTGCGACTGCGATTGTCTTTGCCATTTTCTTGCTCTGTTCCTCCTATCAAATTAACAAAGTACATTATACCACAGCCGGCGTCATTTTACCAGTGTAAAATACCTTTCCCAAGGAAAACCGCATTTTTTCTAAAATTTTTCTTGCTTTCGGCATGATTATCCTACATTGCAGTGTTTCACATGAAACAAAAAGCTGACGGCCGGAGCTTTTACGCTCCGACCGCCTTCTGTGGGAAATGAATAAGGGAATGGGTTAAACTTGTACTCTGTGTTGTTTTGGAATGCGCACGACGCACTCTATATATTCTTCAGTTTCCTTTTTTTCTGTCTGTGCCTGTATGCCAGCGGTTTTCATAGCGTCCACCGCATGGTCAATAGTATTTATAAATAGCCGAATATCCTTTGCCACAAAAGTCCTCCGACCCTTTCGTACAGGCTCCTTTGGCTTGAGAGAGCCTGCTATCAGCTCCTCAGTATTTGCCACGTTCAGGCCTCTTGCTATTACGGTCTGCAGGATCTTCTGCCGAAGTTCAATATCGTCCACACGCAGCAATGCCCTTGCATGTCTCTCTGAAAGCTTATGCTTAATTATTTCAGATTGCTCCTCCGAGCTAAGCTTCAGCAGCCGGACCTTGTTTGCCAGGTATGATTGACTCATGCCCAGCCGCCTGGCGGCCTCCTCCTGGGTTATCTGCCACTCCCGCAAAAGATTGACTATTGCGTTTGCCTGCTCAAACATATGCAGGTCGCGGCGCTGTACATTTTCCAGTAAGGCCAGCACCGCGCTGTCCTCCGGCTCACAATCGGATATAATTGCCGGTATGTCCTTGAGCCCCGCCAGTTTACACGCCCGCAGCCTTCGCTCCCCGGCAACCAGGTAATATATTCCGTTTTCCCTGCGCACAGTTACCGGCTGAAGCAATCCGTTCTCAGTAATGCTTTGGGCTAGGCTTCTAAGTTCCTCCTCTTGGAATATCTTTCTTGGCTGTGAAGGATTGGGCATGATTTTCATAACCGGTAACCTTACCAACTTCAGCTTGTCCTTCATAAACATCCTGCCACGCCCCCTTAACAGCTACTATTGTACTACACCGTATATGCATAGTTTGTTGTATCCTGTCGGTGGAAAAAATATATTATTGTAGATTGATGCAAACGTATGCGGCCTTCTGATTGGCGCAGCAGAAAATCAGAATACTGTTCAGCGGTAATGCATTTGGATACAAGGAAAGAGTGGGGGGAGCATTATCGGAGTATTGTGCAATGACGGCTGAGAATAATTG encodes the following:
- a CDS encoding ParB/RepB/Spo0J family partition protein, whose product is MFMKDKLKLVRLPVMKIMPNPSQPRKIFQEEELRSLAQSITENGLLQPVTVRRENGIYYLVAGERRLRACKLAGLKDIPAIISDCEPEDSAVLALLENVQRRDLHMFEQANAIVNLLREWQITQEEAARRLGMSQSYLANKVRLLKLSSEEQSEIIKHKLSERHARALLRVDDIELRQKILQTVIARGLNVANTEELIAGSLKPKEPVRKGRRTFVAKDIRLFINTIDHAVDAMKTAGIQAQTEKKETEEYIECVVRIPKQHRVQV